The DNA region ATAATCTCATACAGGCACTTCCTGACAACATATTTCGCTTCGCCTCACTCACACATCTGGATATAAGGGGGAACAGGATCCAGAAGCTTCCTTATTTGGGAGTTCTGGAGCATATTGGGCGCATTGtagagctgcagctggatgacAACCCATGGAATTGTACCTGTGATTTAGCACCTCTCAAGGCATGGCTTGAAAATATGCCCTATAATATTTTTATCGGCGAGGCCATATGTGAAACACCAAGTGACTTGTATGGGAGGCTCCTgaaagaaaccaacaaacagGAGCTTTGTCCCATgggaacaggaagtgactttGATGTTAGGATGCCACCCGTACTGCCTGATAATGGGCAGTCACCCTCCAAAATGTCCCCAACCACCGTGGTTCCCATAGCTACAAAAGCACCAAAAACCACTGACTCATCTAAGATTTACGGTAATGGTATTGTGGCTGGTTTACCCCCTTTTGGAAGAAATAGCCAGATTGTTTCCTTTCAGACACGGACTCCTCCATTGTTGTGTCCACAGCCCTGCAGCTGTAAAGCCCACCCCTCTGACTTTGGCATCAGCGTCAGCTGTCAGGAGAGGAATATTAAAAATTTAGCTGATCTCATTCCCAAACCCCCAAATGCCAAGAAACTTCATCTGAGTGGAAATTACATACGTGACATTAGCCCAACTGATTTCCAAGGGTTTGAGGGTTTAGATTTGCTACACCTTGGCAGCAATCAAATTGTCACAGTGCAGAAAGGTGTGTTTGCTAACCTCACTAACCTGAGGAGACTGTATTTGAATGGAAACCAGCTTGAACAGTTACACCCAGAGATGTTTTTGGGCCTCTCAAATCTGCAGTACCTATATTTGGAATACAATGCCATAAAAGAAATCTTAGCAGGCACATTTGATTCCATGCCGAACCTACAACTCCTGTATCTCAACAACAACGTTCTGCGGAGTCTCCCTGCCTACGTGTTTGCGGGTGTCTCTTTAGCCAGACTGaatctgaaaaacaaccacTTCATGACCCTGCCAGTGAGTGGTGTCTTGGACCAGCTGCAGTCACTGACCCAGATAGACCTGGAGGGGAACCCGTGGGAGTGTTCCTGCGATCTTGTCGCCCTCAAACTCTGGCTAGAGAAGCTAAGTGATGGAGTGGCTGCCAAAGAGGTGAAATGTGCCTCCCCAGTGCAGTTCTCCAACATAGAGCTGCGCCTCTTGAAAAATGAGATCCTGTGTCCTAAGCTTGTTGTGAGACCGCCGTTTATTCTCACCAGCGCCACCCCTATTTTGACCTCAGTGTCACCTGCCGGAGTTGGCAAAGCACCACCAGGAGGGCCTGTGCCTCTCTCCATCATGATCCTAAGCATTCTTGTAGTGCTTATCCTTACTGTGTTCGTGGCCTTCTGCCTTCTTGTCTTTGTCCTGAGGCGGAATAAAAAACCAGTGGGCAGGCAGGAGGGCCTTGGGAATCAGGAGTGTGGCTCCATGTCCTTGCAGCTCCGCAGACACAGCCACAAATCCGGCAAAAAAGGCTCCATCCCGGGAGATGACTTGGGAGCTGAGACGTTCATCCCCCAGACCATCGAGCACATTGGCAAGAGCCACACCTGTGGGATCGGACGCTCTTCAGACATGGATGCCGGGTTCAAGTTTGCAGACTCGCAGAGGCAGAAGATCATCCTCCGGAACACCGCCGACAAGGATAAAGACTCGCTTTCCACCCTGGAGCGCAACAAACGCCTCAGCACCATCGACGAACTTGAGGAGTTCCTTCCCCACCGAGAGCCCAGCATGTTCATCCAGAACTTCCTGGACAGCAAAAGAGATTTCAACAGTATAGGGATGGGCGGGTACGAAATCCGCTACCCAGAGAAAACTCTGgataaaaagatgaagaagTCATCGCTGATAGGTGGGAACCACAGTAAGATCGTGGTGGAGCAGAGAAAAAGTGAGTATTATGAGCTGAAAGCCAAGCTCCAAGGAACGCCTGATTACCTGCAGGTGCTCGAGGAGCAGACTGCTCTGAGTAAAATGTAGGGATTGTTGTGTTTGATTTAGTGCATtgattacacacatacacaaggaagtcagacacacatacaggcagacagacagccaaaCACATCTGCCTTTCTCTGGTTCCTtctggccacacacacaaagagacacacacacacacacacacacaccattcaacCCCCCAGATCTCTTgctttctgtcttcatctccctctctgcagccacacatgcacacacactcccacacacagcaAAAAAGTGCCTTCTGGAAATCCTTAATGACCAATGCAGAGATGGACAAAATGGCTCCACACTACAAAAGCTATTACTAGAATCAGCGTGGATCTGTTTCACAGTAAACGACCTTTTGGATTATCCATGCCACGACATGTACGAATCCCACATACATACCACAGGACACCCTACAAAGCAACCAGACAGTCATAGTATTTTTTGCTGCTATTGAAATGGGTACTTctctttcttatttttgttgttcttgttgttctttttctcttctttttgtttttccaaccaAATCAAAGGGTCTTGAAAACAGTGCTTGAGAATATACCTCGCCGTCTTCAacccttgtttaaaaaaaaaaaaaaaggaaaaaaagaaacaggagggCATGATAGTTGTTGTTCTTTTGCTACGGAAAGTATCCAAAATCTCGACTTCTGGGATGAAATTAACAGAATTGGGGGACTCAATGGATGCtactttgcttttgttttatttgcgGGGATATCTGTTCTTGGGGATGCTCTCTGGAGTCGGCTGCAGACTCTCTGCCATCTTGTCTGGATTACACACTAGTAGCAGTACACCTGCTCTTTGCCAGGAGGCTGAACGgctcctgttttccattcatggGAGTTGAAGGCACTGCAGAACTCTTTTGGGGAATGATTTTGTGACTTGTTCTCTTTGTGTAAAGAGCCATGTTAAATATAGTGTCTTCTGAATGGAGTtgtgtttctcttcaaaatTGCTACTTACAGTAACTGTATGTTTTGGGTGAAATCTAACGGCACATACACTGTCAGaggacattgtttctgaaaaatgaaaaacccGAGGATAAAAAATTACAAAGCTGCTTGCCATGTAAGCGTAACCTGGAATTTATTTTGTAAGTCTTACATTATTTGTATCTGTGGGACTGGTTTGTAAATTACAaagaaggacaaacacacacacacacacacacacacacacacacatacacacacacacacacacacacacacatacacacatactgtacgaCGGAGCATCATCATCAAGAGACTACAAGCCAGAATTGTCAAACAAACCGCTAATATGATTCAATCGATGACCCACCTCCCCTTGTCAGCTCTCAATTcgtagtttaaaaaaaaaaagaatttaacAATAtagttaatttatttttctatgCAGGATTATTTAAAGAATTATTGGTattatttaaaaagaataatACACAAAGAGTGGGAAGGACTTGACGAATGATGCATCAGAGCTAattcaggccaccagaagtgACTGTTGAGTCAATTCAAgggtttttgtttctctcagttTACTGAAGAACTCGACCTGCTGGACGAGGGTTGTGAAATGTGATCTGTGATGTTTCCTTTGAATTGTGTCACACGACAAGCTGAGAGGCCTGATAGAGTCTGTGAAGTTTCAAGCAGTTTCCTTATTCTTATATCTCCCACAGTATCTTGTAAAAGGTTTCTTATTAACATTATGCAACCAAAATAAATGTGCATTAAACTTGATATGGTTCCAGAATTGTTGGGATGGGAATGGAGACATTCGCGGGACGAGGACGGCTGCAAATTGAAGCTCTAAATTGTCAGACCTGGGCAGAATCATATCATAAAAACACCATGTGCAATATTAGTAAAACGCTCAGTCATGATGGCTTCAAAtaattttgtttaatttatttagtTTGAGGTTATATTGTCAAGACAGGTTCTACTTCAAAATTCTTTTATCAACCTAACTCTATCTGGTCCTTATTTAAAAAGTATTGTTACGTTAAAAATATGAGTGTTTATTGACATTACAAATGAATAGAATGTATCTTGGAAAGtataataaatacaattttCTATCGGTCATAAATCTCCTGTATATTGGTTAATTTTCTCTTGTATAATCATGTTGAAATCAAGGTATTAAAATCAGCACCTATTTGCACTGTGTCCCCCTATTTCTTTTAGTCGACATGGTCTCAGCTCTTTGAAGCTGctttacttttaaaaaaaagaaggaaagattGTTCCATTGAAACTGCCAACTCCTTTATTCCCCACTTAGAGTTTTTCACAGAACAAGTTGGATTGTCTGACAGCTCAGGGCTGGACAGACTCCGGCTAAAGTGACATACTGTTTTACTCGTTTTGTGCATGTACAAACACAAGCTAGCCTTCAAGCATAATATATGTTTGCTTAGACTGTTTAGTCTGAGGAATCTGGCTGTGGAAATTCTTATTTGTTCCACTTAAGGCTATGAAACAATTTGTACTTTTCCACAGAGTTAATAACCAttggtgtgttttcattttgtttctgagcTAAAAGCTTCATTTAAGCACAAGTTTAACTCCATCTAAACATTTCAAACTTAGGAACatcatttaaacaagttttttGTGCCATTGGTCTGGTTTCGATCTCCTTTTGATGCTCTAAAAATGTTAGAAAGGCAGATTTCAAAGATGCTGTTTTACCAAATGTTTCCTGTGTTCATGTAGCCTCATCCACATACCtattgtttctctctttctgttgctTTCATCTCCAAACAATCCAAATTTGCTcttgaattgtcttttttaaaagctttttcatCGCTCCGTCTGTTTTTAGACACCAATCAAACATTCATGCCTGTTCCACTTTAGGGTTAAAAATTCagatttcctgtttctctgttaATCCAACCTATGGGGCTTTTGGGAAACCGAGTAGCAGAAAGTATGACTCATCCAGACGCCAGAGAATTGTCCTCATTAATTATTAATACCCTTGGCAGTTATGAACTAAAAAAAAGGATGTGAGGGGTATGAATCTGATATGTCCACCGCCTCCagaccctccctctctcttcgcCATCCTTCCTCCTTCCCCCGTCACATTTTCGGTCAGAGCAGTAATATCATTTGGATACTTTAAGAACACTCAAATTGGCTGCAAAATTGTCTTTTCAGAccaacattttactgcagtgacTTGGCTCCtgtgcaggtttttgttcctGGAAACTCCAGGGGTCCTAGAGGGGCTATCATGGCATCACCAGAAATGGGAGAAATTgtttattttcaattcaattgaaCTCACGCTGCGTTATTacactgaaaaatgtacaaaatgtttttttctctcctctctgctatTTATCATCTTGCCTGCTGTGGAGACAGTTATGCAAATCTGGGCTGACTCCTAAGTATAAAATCATCTCTGTTGTGCCTCATAGTACATTCTAATGGGATTGCTTGGTGAAATGCATGTCTGTTAGTTGGGATCTGCAATGGGGTGTATTGGAAAGCACTGCTGGAATAGGAGGGTGGCATGCATCAAGTTTACAATTGGCCACAAGGGGTGCTGTGAGCTAAGAACACAGCAGAGAGTGTGACATGGTGTGACTGGACTGCAGGAAGATGACTGTGGTTTCAAGGCTtttagaggagaaaaaagaaagaaaggaaatgaatatTTTGTCATTCATTCTCTGTGAAGCTTTGTCTTAactttgcttctttttctggGAATTTAAAGTCAAAGGGTCGAATATTCACATACAgttgaaagaagaagaatactCAATACCTCATAACATTAGTTAAatacttgtttttttattccttgTGAATAACAGGGGAGTCGTATCTCTACAGTGCTATAAATGTTTGGGACTTTAGAAAATTGAGGAACTGTCAACTAAAGAGTGCAACGGGTGATGGTtgattaaaaacagcaacaacatttaGTCAACATTTCTAACCTCGTTATTTATAGTACcatgaacacattttcaaatttaATTCTGTCGTGAACTACAGACATCTGAGCAATGATGCTCTGGCCTAGTTATTGGTGAGCAGATGAGCATGCTTTTGAATAGCCCTCGGAAGTCTTTCACACCAAAGTCTTCCAACAGCACTTGAACACAGCGTGACAATTAAAGTAAGTTAACTTAAAGATTAATTCAGTTTCTGAAAATGGACATTTACCCCAAGAGTTCACAGTTTAGTTACAATTTTCATATGTATGTATGAGGCAGTATACAATTTCATTTTACAACAATTAGTTTTAGAATAGTGAGAGAGGGTTGTCTGAGAGAGGCttaatgaaaaaatatacaCTGGTTGTTTACTGGAAATGTATTGGATACAAATGCTACCTGTGATTATTGTTTCATTAACCACTGTCCTCATCTCTATTCTACACATCTTTCCTGACTGTTTATCATTTGCACTGGCAGagtttcctcttcttcaccctGAATAATCCCTCAACTGTCctctcatttttaatttcatttcctcCCTTTGCCACAAGTTTATCATTATTTGAAAAGGAGCAATGTACGAGGTATCTGTCCTTCACTAATAGCAATTACAGAAATGCCTTtccttcagtgtttgtttgtgtattgtaaaacaaatgtcaacTCTTTCTTCTTGTATTCCCGGACTTGTCCATCTATCTTTTTCCACTGAACAGACACTGGCTGAATTTATTTCTACGGTTAGCAGTCAGTTCTCTGTTATGGATGGTGAGGAAGAGTTTCAAGGTTTTTTAGTACATGAATGTGAGTTTTGAACCTTTTTTATGATTTGATTGATCTAAAGGTTCATCTATTTCACTTAAGAGTAGCTGTAGATATGAAACACTTCATCTGTAGATACAATTTCATGACCTCCCAAGTGATGGTTGCCATTCAAAAGTCATCCTGTCACAAAGGGATTCCACATTTCTTCACCTGTTTAACCCTGATTTTTATTCTACTATCCTTTGAGTGAAAGAATTTGAGGACACCATGTTTCTTGTACTGTTTTTATGGGTACAGTATGTTGAATGTTGAGGTAAAATTGAAGGATCATACCAGAATGTTTTAACTAGAAATCAGACACATATACTATTTTGTACCATTTTCAAATGCATGGTGTGCActtttacagtatgttttctCCAATTCCAGTCAGCCActggtttcttttcatttctgtatgTATAAAAATCAATTAGCAGTCTTGAAACTTGAATGTGTTGTCTAACTTATGACAGTGAAGTTCAGGGTTATATATCATTGTAACGTACTGCAGGATGTGCAGTTTTACATGAGGATGTGTTTACTCATCAGGACAAGTACTGTACTATTCAACCTGCAAAAGTCTAACAGTATTATGTCTTCTGTGATTTTGGAAGAACATATCAGTCAATCTACTACTGCTGCTTCAATGTCCATGATTCTTTTTAAAAGCTGTCTTTTGTGCGTTCCCTAACATAATGAAAGTACAACACTTAGTCTGCAGACTGGTTGTAAAAGTCTTATAACCTGTATTTGTCACTGACAAAACAATAGTGCATACCTGATGTCCAGTGAGATGGATTCACAACTCAAGCAAATTTAGCGAGTCTAACAGATTTTTCCTATTGTTTGAGAACAAATGGAAACCAGTGATTGTCTTGAATAACAAACAATATGCATACATTTCTGAAACGCAGTGGCATGCTTTGAAAAATGGTGAGTTGTGACGTGACATGAAGTAAATCATTTATAATGAATGGTCCAAAACATATTAAACCACTGGTATGGTATGCTTTCCTGCACAACGTAATGTTTGTAATGACAGCCCAGATTTTGTTCCAACGATTATTTGGAACCAGTATTTTGTCACTTTCATACAGTGTTTCTGTTCGCTGTGGTAACCATCGTACATCTCTCACTATTGGTTCCTCCTTTGGTTCCAGTGCTTTGGCTTTCAGTGCTTGACTCATAGGTTTTCCTCTATAATCTCAGTTGTATTTCTGTGTTATGTGCTTTAATTACATGGTCATTTTCTATTTGACACCTTATTAAGCTGTAGGGGCACATTTGTAACAGTGGTGGCCCATGTTTGCTGAATACCAACAATGTGCTCAGGAATGGAATGGAGCTTTTCTGGCATCCGCTGTGGTCAGGCAGCCATTTGAGGAGGGATGAAAGGGGATGGCAGCTCCCTGGTTACTGCAAATTACTCAGTGCATCCCCAATGAGAGGAAAACAATGCCTCACCTCCCCACCAGCTGCCTCATTAAACGTGGACAAATCCACCAGTGCCGCTCTGTTGTAACTACTTGGCTGccattttcacatcatttagTGACATTCATAAAAGCCCATCAGATGAAATCTCCTGTCACCTGTCTGTTGACACCATCATAGCCTCAGGGGTCAACCTGAAGGGTTCAACAAATGTAAATTGGACAAGTTGTCTTCCAGATGATTTGAAGAGGGGTTTGCATATGTTTCTTTCACCCCTAAAGTTAGGAAACTTGCATAACATTGTGCAAACTTTCAGCAGAGGCATGCCATCTTTTCACAAGACAGTGTTGTTAAAACTTACATTTCTCCTTTCCCCTGGCTTTAATTTAATGCATTGATATATTAAAGGACAGCACTCCAGTAGAATCTCAACCCCTCCAGGGCGACAccattaaattaatttaatttctcAGCCaaattttgttctttttttgtacCAACTTGGTCTGAAAAGGATAATGAGTTCCTGAACAAAATGAGATGTCCTCCTTCCAAAAAAGTGATACCTGCTCTCATAAAATAATTGAGAGAACTCAAGTAAAAGTCACTGTTCAATGATATTATTATTACCTGTCTATGAGGATAATACAAACAGTtatattttgtcttttgcttTGAGTAAACATCAGGAAGCAATCATGGGATTTCTGTTATTAAAGCACAGTTTCATGCAGCCTGCATTCCTTTTCTCCTAAAGCATGAAGTTTAATTACCTTTGTTGAATGACTGACCATGGTTGGTGTGTTCACTTTTAATCCAGTGGGTCATGTTGTGTGATGGTGCTGGTGAAGTTTTCTGTCATGACCAAGTTAGTGAGCTTGGATTTCCATTGTGTAAGGATTGTGAAATCAATCATAAAGGAAATTTTTTTTGAAACAAAAGCCATGTTACAAAAGTCTGGCAGTGATCATTGTTGGGAATTTATCCTCAAAATGTTGATTTCAAGGTTAAATTTGAGGTTTTTGAAATTTAATCATTTACATCTTGACAAAAGCATGAACTGTGGGGTCCAGGTAGCTCACCAGGTATAGCGTTTGCCCCACTCACCAACGCTGTGTCCTTACTGTAGCGGCCCAGGCTTGATTCCAACCCggagccctttgctgcatgtcatccccgctctctcccccctttcctTTCTGTTAAGTTTCACTATCAAATGATGCAAAAAGGGCAAGAAAAACGCCCATTCCCAGCACTTAAActgtgtcaaaatgtctgcaaacATTCTAATCTGACTGTCTGTTGCACGTCAACATTAACCTGAAAGTCACTACACACCCACAGTACACCTACACGTGACTTATGACTTATGTTGCCTGATTAGACTGCTGTAGACTGTGGGGGTGTGTACAACTTACACTTGATTGACAGCTACCCTCCCCCTCCTGATACTGTGGCTGCATCCCATTAGGGTAGGACAACATATCCTGTTGATGTTCTTATTGGTGTGCAGAGCTTCTTGATACAGACCCTTtttacagcagacattttgactcctCATAGTGTACCACATTTCATTGATGATGACTCCATCAAGAACCCCAGtcatgcacaataccaggatTCTGAAACTAACtcacctaaatggaatgcagtCGTTATTGATGCTATTCATTGCGCTGTTGCTTGGCCTGCTATGATAAAATGTCTGTTGTGAAAAAGGTTGTTTCCATGCTACATGCTAAATGTATACTGTGTATACAACACACTCATTTTTTCACTGCACTGTTCTTTTTCCAGTTATATACAT from Chaetodon trifascialis isolate fChaTrf1 chromosome 5, fChaTrf1.hap1, whole genome shotgun sequence includes:
- the slitrk4 gene encoding SLIT and NTRK-like protein 4 — encoded protein: MLLVLLLAAFSSSISGSLSSSLSSPSMSDGPQMADPSASDLMAETCSACSCMSVENVLYVNCEKITVYRPTQLIPPASSLYHLNFQNNFLIILYPNSFLNFTHAVSLQLGNNKLQNIEGGAFMGMSALKQLHLNNNELKVLRADTFQGIENLEYLQADYNLIKYIEKGAFNKLHKLKVLILNDNLIQALPDNIFRFASLTHLDIRGNRIQKLPYLGVLEHIGRIVELQLDDNPWNCTCDLAPLKAWLENMPYNIFIGEAICETPSDLYGRLLKETNKQELCPMGTGSDFDVRMPPVLPDNGQSPSKMSPTTVVPIATKAPKTTDSSKIYGNGIVAGLPPFGRNSQIVSFQTRTPPLLCPQPCSCKAHPSDFGISVSCQERNIKNLADLIPKPPNAKKLHLSGNYIRDISPTDFQGFEGLDLLHLGSNQIVTVQKGVFANLTNLRRLYLNGNQLEQLHPEMFLGLSNLQYLYLEYNAIKEILAGTFDSMPNLQLLYLNNNVLRSLPAYVFAGVSLARLNLKNNHFMTLPVSGVLDQLQSLTQIDLEGNPWECSCDLVALKLWLEKLSDGVAAKEVKCASPVQFSNIELRLLKNEILCPKLVVRPPFILTSATPILTSVSPAGVGKAPPGGPVPLSIMILSILVVLILTVFVAFCLLVFVLRRNKKPVGRQEGLGNQECGSMSLQLRRHSHKSGKKGSIPGDDLGAETFIPQTIEHIGKSHTCGIGRSSDMDAGFKFADSQRQKIILRNTADKDKDSLSTLERNKRLSTIDELEEFLPHREPSMFIQNFLDSKRDFNSIGMGGYEIRYPEKTLDKKMKKSSLIGGNHSKIVVEQRKSEYYELKAKLQGTPDYLQVLEEQTALSKM